The Sphingosinithalassobacter sp. CS137 genome includes a region encoding these proteins:
- a CDS encoding TRAP transporter large permease gives MIASAGTGLVGVLILLALLLAGVRIGVALGLVGLGGLMLVLGVEPALIKSGVIVVETLTRYELGTLPLFLLMAQIFFAANASRDLFDAAAKFVGHRRGGLAYAAVGGCAGFGAINGSSLATAATVGMVALPEMRKRGYADTLATGSVAAGGTLGQMIPPSGALIVFGIIAEQSIGTLFTAAIVPGITQMLLYMLVIWLVVRLKPETGPTSERATWGERWRSLARIWDMLLLILLVIGGIAVGVVSPAEAAAVGAAGALAIAALRRRLSRAMLREAFERTLETSGLILLVIIGALIFSVFVSVTGLPDALGEAVTALNLGSFGTLLLIAAFLLLLGSVLDGLALMLLTTPILLPIVGAAGMSPIWFGIFITRAMEIGFVHPPLGMNLYVIQGVAKDVSINRIFKGVLPFLASDFLHLLLLILFPALVLWLPGWIGH, from the coding sequence GTGATAGCGAGCGCCGGAACCGGTCTTGTCGGTGTACTGATCCTCCTCGCGCTCCTGTTGGCGGGCGTGCGGATCGGCGTGGCGCTGGGGCTCGTCGGCCTCGGCGGGCTGATGCTGGTGCTGGGGGTCGAGCCCGCGCTGATCAAGTCCGGCGTCATCGTCGTCGAGACGCTCACGCGCTACGAACTCGGCACGCTGCCGCTGTTCCTGCTGATGGCGCAGATCTTCTTCGCCGCGAACGCCAGTCGCGACCTGTTCGACGCGGCGGCCAAGTTCGTCGGGCATCGGCGCGGAGGGCTTGCCTATGCCGCAGTCGGAGGCTGCGCAGGTTTCGGCGCGATCAACGGGTCGAGCCTCGCCACCGCCGCCACGGTGGGCATGGTCGCGCTACCCGAGATGCGCAAGCGCGGCTATGCCGACACGCTCGCCACCGGATCGGTGGCCGCGGGCGGCACGCTGGGGCAGATGATTCCGCCGTCGGGCGCGCTGATCGTGTTCGGCATCATCGCCGAACAGTCCATCGGGACGCTGTTCACCGCCGCGATCGTGCCCGGCATCACCCAGATGCTGCTGTACATGCTCGTCATCTGGCTGGTCGTGCGGCTGAAGCCGGAGACCGGACCGACGAGCGAGCGCGCAACCTGGGGCGAGCGCTGGCGCTCGCTGGCCCGGATATGGGACATGCTGCTCCTGATCCTGCTCGTTATCGGCGGCATCGCGGTCGGCGTCGTCAGCCCGGCCGAGGCGGCGGCGGTCGGCGCTGCGGGCGCGCTCGCGATCGCCGCGCTGCGCAGGCGCCTCAGCCGCGCAATGCTGCGCGAGGCGTTCGAGCGCACGCTGGAGACGAGCGGACTGATCCTGCTGGTGATCATCGGCGCGCTGATCTTCTCGGTGTTCGTCAGCGTCACCGGACTGCCCGACGCGCTGGGCGAAGCGGTCACGGCGCTCAACCTCGGCTCGTTCGGCACCTTGCTGCTGATCGCGGCGTTCCTGCTGCTGCTCGGTTCGGTGCTCGACGGGCTCGCGCTGATGCTGCTCACCACGCCGATCCTGCTGCCGATCGTCGGCGCGGCGGGCATGTCGCCCATCTGGTTCGGCATCTTCATCACCCGCGCGATGGAGATCGGCTTCGTCCATCCGCCGCTCGGCATGAACCTCTATGTCATTCAGGGCGTCGCCAAGGACGTGTCGATCAACCGCATCTTCAAGGGCGTGCTGCCGTTCCTGGCGAGCGACTTCCTCCACCTTCTCCTGCTCATTCTCTTCCCGGCGCTGGTGCTCTGGCTGCCGGGCTGGATCGGACACTAG
- a CDS encoding TRAP transporter small permease, translated as MTLLRSCLIWGGGGALLAATAIDTLAVVGRQLGMPVRGSIELIQAAVLVAGGIALVVATLADRHARVRLMVDRLGGWRRAGAERASDLLTALFFACLLGGSGWLALDLWAAHEMSELVGVPWRWLRLFANLCLAAVTLLALRQALRGRGR; from the coding sequence GTGACTCTTCTGCGCTCGTGCCTCATCTGGGGTGGCGGCGGCGCGCTGCTTGCCGCGACCGCGATCGATACGCTCGCGGTGGTCGGACGTCAGCTCGGCATGCCGGTGCGCGGATCGATTGAGCTGATCCAGGCTGCCGTCCTCGTCGCTGGCGGAATCGCGCTGGTCGTTGCCACGCTTGCCGATCGCCACGCGCGCGTGCGGCTGATGGTCGATCGGCTCGGCGGCTGGCGCCGCGCGGGCGCCGAACGCGCTTCCGACCTGCTCACCGCCCTGTTCTTCGCCTGCCTGCTCGGCGGCTCGGGCTGGCTGGCGCTCGACCTGTGGGCCGCCCATGAAATGAGCGAGCTGGTCGGCGTGCCGTGGCGCTGGCTGCGGCTTTTCGCCAATCTGTGCCTCGCCGCGGTGACGCTGCTCGCGCTGCGCCAAGCGCTTCGGGGTCGTGGCCGGTGA
- a CDS encoding CapA family protein, whose product MTAGGDLELLVTGDLVLDEPDAGHWLSGIAPALRAADLALGHLEVPHTRRGAEMKGDVPAPGAPPENLDAIAQAGFGMLSLAGNHIADCGPEGIADTIDRLDTLGIAHAGAGADLATARRAAFVQRGGRRIALLSYNCVGPRIGWAGPAKAGSAYLRVDTADGSPIAPAAPLDRAADEAFEMLREDIAHIRRDADWVLVALHKGLVHVPARLAPYERPLAHAAIEAGADAVLGHHAHIVRGIEFHRDRPIFHGLGNGCVVTSALSPGQDHPARAEWAERRKKLFGFEPDPAYTLAPFHPEAVNAFIGRLSLLSDGRIKAGVVPVHVEAPGRPVLADRRSGAEIARYLEAITVTAGLPPVVIGDDGTVREAA is encoded by the coding sequence ATGACTGCCGGGGGCGATCTCGAACTGCTGGTGACTGGCGATCTGGTTCTAGACGAACCGGACGCCGGCCACTGGCTGTCGGGGATCGCTCCGGCGCTTCGCGCTGCCGATCTCGCACTCGGCCACCTCGAAGTGCCGCACACCCGGCGCGGAGCCGAAATGAAGGGTGACGTCCCTGCCCCGGGCGCTCCTCCCGAGAACCTGGACGCGATCGCACAGGCGGGGTTCGGCATGCTGAGCCTCGCCGGCAATCACATCGCCGATTGCGGGCCGGAGGGAATCGCGGACACGATCGACCGGCTCGACACGCTTGGGATCGCGCATGCGGGGGCCGGGGCCGATCTCGCCACCGCACGGCGCGCCGCCTTCGTTCAGCGCGGCGGGCGACGCATTGCGCTGCTCAGCTATAATTGCGTCGGCCCGCGGATCGGCTGGGCCGGTCCCGCAAAGGCGGGCTCCGCGTATCTGCGCGTCGACACTGCGGATGGTTCGCCGATTGCGCCTGCCGCGCCGCTGGATCGCGCCGCTGACGAAGCGTTCGAGATGCTGCGCGAGGACATCGCGCACATACGCCGCGACGCGGACTGGGTGCTCGTCGCGCTGCACAAGGGGCTGGTCCATGTTCCCGCGCGCCTTGCGCCCTATGAGCGCCCGCTGGCGCATGCCGCGATCGAGGCGGGCGCGGACGCGGTGCTCGGCCATCACGCCCATATCGTGCGCGGAATCGAATTTCATCGGGACCGCCCGATCTTCCACGGCCTCGGCAACGGGTGCGTCGTGACGTCGGCGCTCAGCCCCGGACAGGACCATCCGGCAAGGGCCGAATGGGCCGAGCGGCGCAAGAAGCTGTTCGGCTTCGAACCCGATCCGGCCTACACGCTCGCTCCCTTCCATCCCGAGGCGGTGAACGCGTTCATCGGAAGACTCTCGCTGCTGTCCGATGGCCGGATCAAGGCAGGCGTGGTGCCGGTCCATGTCGAGGCGCCCGGTCGGCCGGTCCTCGCCGACCGTCGGAGCGGCGCCGAGATCGCCCGTTATCTCGAGGCGATCACGGTCACGGCGGGCTTGCCCCCGGTCGTGATCGGCGACGACGGCACCGTTCGGGAGGCGGCGTGA
- a CDS encoding TonB-dependent receptor plug domain-containing protein, which yields MSGRLLLLGSASLASLCWSAAALAQDRPALPPTEQPAQENAPVAELGDPEAEIVVTGSRVRGVAPVGSTVIALGREELEQSSGVTVDRIIKEIPQNFDLGVSENSRGQAGGSGNIVFGNSVNLRGIGPYATLVLIDGHRVVNNGRATDPSVLPTLGVERVEVVADGASAIYGSDAVAGVVNLIPRRTLNGVEAFARAGIADEGDFTEYALGVAAGKTFSRGQVMVAYEHVDRSALSGDGRDFFTSDQRPFGGNDYRVTRCAPGTLRAGGVSYAMPAVLTPANAASLVPGTVNLCDDAAGQDLFPHQSYDSVNATASFEVTDWLELFADGFYSRREFSRNPSYTSTTLTVPQTNAFFVRPPGFTGTSYTIDYNFMNDLSQNTSSGYAQSWQVTPGLRIRLPYNWEFEGLVGTGETRDNAESRNGLNNAALAAALASSNPATAFDPYGLGRTSDAVLAAISDQVYLTPTNGDLTLYEARLNGPLFALPGGTVKLAAGYERQEFDIALGLGRGNPDTTVTFREFDRSIDSVYAELFVPLFGPANATGGFERLELNAAVRYDSYSDVGGTTNPKFGVSWSPVRGVTVRGSYGTSFRAPTLPEIYGNSNALFGQSYQNPSGGAPLLGFALSGPNLDLNPETAETWSVGADIEPIDRLRLSVTFFNVEYENQVSAYLSNLAILTQESLFAGTGVILRGQDARDAVAAALAEGLPVVARPIPGGDIANVDLFIDGRSKNLGRSITQGIDFSALYSFDLGIDDRLTLNASGTYLTNYEEAITATAPLNDVRNLLFRPLTFKARASATWDSGPFSLRVLATHVGGYENDAVTPSEDVSSFTPVDLSLTWRLGEDGSGWIGRDLTFTLEARNVLDEDPPYVNLAPGGNGSGGYDATASSPVGRLFAASVRTSF from the coding sequence ATGTCCGGCAGGCTTCTGCTGCTGGGAAGTGCGTCGCTGGCCAGCTTGTGCTGGTCCGCCGCGGCGCTGGCGCAGGACCGCCCTGCCCTGCCGCCGACAGAGCAGCCCGCGCAGGAGAACGCGCCGGTCGCCGAACTCGGCGATCCCGAGGCGGAAATCGTCGTCACCGGCAGCCGCGTGCGCGGCGTCGCGCCGGTCGGCTCCACCGTCATCGCGCTGGGCCGGGAGGAACTCGAACAATCTAGCGGCGTCACCGTAGATCGGATCATCAAGGAAATTCCGCAGAACTTCGACCTCGGCGTCTCGGAGAACTCACGCGGCCAGGCCGGCGGCTCCGGCAACATCGTGTTCGGCAACAGCGTCAATCTGCGCGGGATCGGCCCCTATGCCACGCTGGTCCTGATCGACGGGCATCGCGTCGTGAACAACGGCCGCGCGACCGATCCGTCGGTGCTGCCGACGCTGGGCGTCGAGCGAGTCGAGGTCGTCGCGGACGGCGCCTCGGCGATCTATGGATCGGATGCGGTCGCCGGTGTGGTGAACCTGATCCCCCGCCGGACGCTGAACGGCGTGGAGGCGTTCGCCCGCGCGGGTATCGCCGACGAAGGCGACTTCACCGAATATGCGCTGGGCGTGGCCGCGGGAAAGACCTTCTCGCGCGGCCAGGTGATGGTCGCCTACGAACATGTCGATCGCTCCGCGCTGAGCGGCGACGGCCGGGACTTCTTCACGTCCGACCAGCGGCCGTTCGGCGGTAACGACTATCGCGTCACCCGCTGCGCGCCAGGCACGCTGCGGGCGGGCGGCGTCAGCTATGCGATGCCGGCGGTGCTGACTCCCGCCAACGCGGCGAGCCTCGTTCCCGGCACTGTGAACCTGTGCGACGATGCGGCCGGACAGGATCTGTTTCCGCATCAAAGCTATGACTCGGTGAATGCCACCGCGTCCTTCGAAGTGACGGATTGGCTGGAGCTGTTCGCTGACGGCTTCTATTCGCGCCGTGAGTTCAGCCGCAATCCGAGCTATACGTCGACGACGCTCACCGTGCCGCAGACCAATGCCTTCTTCGTGCGGCCGCCCGGCTTCACCGGCACCAGCTATACGATCGACTATAACTTCATGAACGATCTGTCGCAGAATACCTCGTCGGGATACGCCCAGAGCTGGCAGGTGACGCCCGGCCTGCGCATCCGCCTGCCGTACAACTGGGAGTTCGAAGGCCTCGTCGGCACGGGCGAGACGCGCGACAATGCGGAAAGCCGGAACGGGCTCAACAACGCCGCGCTTGCCGCCGCGCTCGCCAGCAGCAACCCGGCGACCGCATTCGACCCTTATGGCCTCGGCCGCACGAGCGACGCGGTGCTGGCGGCGATTTCGGACCAGGTCTATCTCACTCCGACCAACGGCGATCTCACGCTCTACGAGGCGCGGTTGAACGGACCGCTCTTCGCTTTGCCGGGAGGCACGGTGAAGCTTGCCGCCGGCTATGAGCGGCAGGAATTCGACATCGCCCTCGGTCTGGGCCGCGGTAATCCGGACACGACCGTCACTTTCCGCGAATTCGATCGCTCGATCGATTCGGTCTATGCGGAGCTTTTCGTGCCGCTGTTCGGCCCGGCCAACGCGACCGGCGGGTTCGAACGGCTCGAGCTCAACGCGGCGGTCCGGTACGACAGCTACAGCGACGTCGGCGGCACCACCAATCCCAAGTTCGGCGTCAGCTGGTCGCCGGTGCGGGGCGTCACCGTGCGCGGCAGCTATGGAACCTCGTTCCGCGCGCCCACGCTCCCCGAAATCTACGGCAACAGCAACGCGCTGTTCGGGCAGAGCTACCAGAATCCCTCGGGCGGAGCGCCGCTGCTGGGTTTCGCGCTCTCGGGACCCAATCTGGACCTGAATCCGGAAACCGCCGAGACCTGGTCGGTGGGCGCGGACATCGAGCCGATCGATCGGCTGCGGCTGTCGGTCACCTTCTTCAACGTCGAATATGAAAATCAGGTCAGTGCCTATCTTTCAAACCTCGCGATCCTGACGCAGGAAAGCCTGTTCGCCGGCACCGGAGTGATCCTCCGCGGCCAGGATGCACGCGATGCGGTCGCCGCCGCGCTCGCAGAGGGGCTGCCCGTGGTCGCCCGTCCAATTCCGGGCGGCGACATCGCCAACGTCGACCTGTTCATCGACGGGCGCAGCAAGAATCTGGGTCGTTCGATCACCCAAGGCATCGATTTCAGTGCGCTCTACAGCTTTGATCTCGGAATCGACGACCGGCTCACGCTGAACGCGTCGGGAACCTACCTCACCAACTATGAGGAAGCGATCACCGCGACCGCGCCGCTGAACGATGTGCGCAACCTCCTTTTCCGCCCGCTGACGTTCAAGGCACGCGCCAGCGCGACCTGGGACAGCGGCCCCTTCTCGCTTCGCGTGCTGGCGACGCATGTCGGAGGCTATGAGAATGATGCGGTGACGCCGTCCGAGGACGTCTCGTCGTTCACGCCGGTCGACCTGTCGCTCACCTGGCGGCTGGGCGAGGATGGCAGCGGGTGGATCGGGCGCGACCTGACCTTCACGCTGGAGGCGCGGAACGTGCTGGACGAGGATCCGCCCTATGTGAACCTGGCACCGGGCGGCAACGGCAGCGGCGGCTATGACGCGACCGCGTCGAGCCCGGTCGGCCGGTTGTTCGCGGCCAGTGTGCGCACGTCCTTTTGA
- a CDS encoding CocE/NonD family hydrolase, whose translation MLNRLIGLCMAVALLAPAPAATAQEGDPQDFVRQSLYVPVRDGTRLAVNIYRPATAGEAADEPLPVIFVSTPYRARYRNADGEIVETGLSERLALSSLLRAGYVIAVADIRGKGASFGTRRGFQDRTEAQDSYDLVEWLARQPFSTGSVGMIGCSYLGGTTFQTATTAPPSLKAVFIGASELDKYEFVRRGGITAQFNTRPDEPAEVDLASIPVDADADGTLLRQAVAEHAGNTPMGPLWYGMPNRDSVSEYTGNAFWEEVAVYRYLDAIREAGIATYFWGNWHDEPTGQVILGAANLGGKFLAGPGDHCVPPPGFDFAGEVTRYFDHHLKGVANGIDREPRATYWVEGLDGEGRYVQSDELPGVQSRPVPWFLSDTADATGSSLAAAPGAAGRDDFTVDYDLPPAEYFAFWPRPMVEHGLGYTSAPLDASMTLIGSPVAHLTVTASDPDANLFVYLDQINAEGEAEVIAFGRLKLTHRKLSQAPYETLGLPWHSGLSEDMQTLAPSEEAPVSIALTPVSRVVPAGARLRFTVAGADPRQRNLQDTRIDPAPQITVLRGGRDASRIELPLAR comes from the coding sequence ATGCTGAACCGGCTGATCGGCCTGTGCATGGCCGTCGCGTTGCTCGCGCCTGCGCCGGCCGCGACCGCGCAGGAAGGCGATCCGCAGGATTTCGTGCGGCAGTCGCTCTATGTGCCCGTGCGCGACGGAACCCGGCTGGCCGTCAATATCTATCGCCCCGCAACCGCAGGCGAAGCGGCCGACGAACCCCTTCCTGTCATCTTCGTCTCGACACCGTACCGCGCCCGCTATCGCAACGCCGACGGCGAGATCGTGGAGACCGGGCTCAGCGAGCGGCTCGCGCTGAGTTCGCTGCTGCGCGCGGGCTATGTGATCGCGGTCGCCGACATCCGCGGCAAGGGCGCCTCGTTCGGCACGCGCCGCGGCTTTCAGGACCGCACCGAGGCACAGGACAGCTACGATCTGGTCGAATGGCTCGCACGCCAACCCTTCTCGACCGGCTCGGTCGGCATGATCGGCTGCTCCTATCTCGGCGGAACCACATTTCAGACCGCGACGACCGCACCGCCATCGCTCAAGGCAGTCTTCATCGGTGCATCCGAGCTCGACAAATATGAGTTCGTCCGGCGCGGCGGCATCACCGCGCAGTTCAACACGCGCCCCGACGAGCCTGCCGAAGTCGATCTCGCGAGCATTCCCGTCGACGCGGATGCCGACGGAACCTTGCTGCGCCAGGCCGTCGCCGAGCACGCCGGCAATACGCCGATGGGGCCGCTGTGGTACGGCATGCCCAATCGCGACAGCGTCTCGGAATACACCGGCAACGCCTTCTGGGAGGAAGTGGCTGTCTATCGCTATCTCGACGCGATCCGGGAGGCGGGCATCGCCACCTATTTCTGGGGCAACTGGCACGACGAGCCGACCGGCCAGGTGATCCTCGGCGCCGCCAATCTGGGCGGCAAGTTCCTCGCAGGGCCCGGTGACCATTGTGTCCCGCCCCCCGGCTTCGACTTCGCGGGCGAGGTCACGCGCTATTTCGACCATCATCTAAAGGGCGTCGCAAACGGCATCGATCGGGAGCCGCGCGCCACCTATTGGGTCGAGGGTCTCGACGGAGAGGGACGGTACGTCCAGTCCGACGAGCTGCCGGGCGTGCAATCGCGGCCGGTGCCCTGGTTCCTTTCGGATACGGCCGATGCAACCGGCTCCAGCCTCGCCGCGGCACCCGGCGCTGCCGGTCGTGACGACTTCACGGTGGACTACGACCTTCCCCCGGCCGAATATTTCGCCTTCTGGCCCAGGCCGATGGTCGAGCACGGGCTGGGCTATACCAGCGCGCCACTCGATGCGTCGATGACGCTGATCGGCTCCCCGGTCGCGCATCTCACCGTCACCGCCAGCGATCCGGACGCGAACCTGTTCGTCTATCTCGACCAGATCAATGCCGAAGGGGAGGCCGAGGTCATCGCCTTCGGGCGGCTCAAGCTCACGCACCGCAAGCTGTCGCAGGCGCCGTACGAGACTCTGGGCCTTCCCTGGCACTCCGGTCTGTCGGAGGACATGCAGACGCTCGCACCAAGCGAAGAAGCCCCGGTCTCGATCGCGCTCACGCCCGTATCACGCGTGGTTCCGGCTGGCGCGCGACTGCGCTTCACCGTCGCCGGCGCCGATCCGCGCCAGCGCAACCTGCAGGACACCCGGATCGACCCGGCGCCGCAAATCACGGTGCTCCGCGGCGGGCGCGACGCCTCGCGAATCGAGCTGCCGCTCGCGCGATGA
- a CDS encoding GntR family transcriptional regulator, whose amino-acid sequence MTDKMVDNPSADFQHSGDQGGSTMVHFAEESLGPAPDSQEIAAWIRERIRRGQFVPDQRLVEIDIIRRTGGSRVRVREALQRLAAEGLVTIEPFRGASVRTTSLDELRHIYRARAALEGITAADFVLHASAAQRKRLQQLQDELERCVAERSPERFGRLNSEWHQLLVEGSGNTIVAELLQRLNVPIHRLLFESFYDERRLRTANEDHRRVVGAVLSRDPDGAERAMRAHVQAGFETLSAIERAYHA is encoded by the coding sequence ATGACTGACAAAATGGTTGACAATCCATCGGCGGATTTCCAGCATTCCGGCGATCAGGGAGGTTCGACGATGGTGCATTTCGCCGAAGAATCGCTGGGTCCCGCGCCCGATAGCCAGGAGATCGCGGCCTGGATTCGCGAGCGCATCCGTCGTGGCCAGTTCGTGCCCGACCAGCGGCTGGTTGAAATCGATATCATCCGCCGGACCGGGGGCAGCCGCGTGCGGGTGCGCGAGGCGCTGCAACGGCTTGCCGCCGAGGGGTTGGTCACGATCGAGCCGTTCCGCGGCGCATCGGTGCGCACCACCAGCCTTGACGAACTGCGGCACATCTATCGGGCCCGGGCTGCCCTCGAGGGGATCACTGCGGCCGATTTCGTTCTCCACGCATCCGCAGCGCAGCGCAAAAGGCTCCAGCAACTGCAGGACGAGCTCGAACGCTGTGTCGCCGAGCGTTCGCCCGAACGGTTCGGCAGGCTCAACTCCGAATGGCACCAGCTGCTCGTCGAGGGATCGGGCAACACCATTGTCGCCGAGCTGCTGCAGCGGCTGAACGTGCCGATCCACCGGCTCTTGTTCGAAAGCTTCTATGACGAGCGGCGGCTTCGGACGGCGAACGAGGACCATCGCCGCGTCGTGGGGGCAGTTCTCTCGCGCGATCCCGATGGCGCCGAACGTGCGATGCGCGCGCATGTGCAGGCCGGCTTCGAGACGCTCTCCGCGATCGAGCGTGCCTATCACGCCTGA
- a CDS encoding MmgE/PrpD family protein, translating to MPEATPRLSETLCRHIAETPFSALSPATVAATRRVLLDATGVTLAASGASPDIQPFVRIASAGPGPSAILGTGKRVQPAFAALANGAMAHALDFEDAFDPAPSHPNASMVPAALALAQAHRTDGETLLTALAIGCDLVCRMALSLRQTMEESGWYPPPILGAFGAAAACARVLGLDWRRTRDALSLILCQTTMPGEIKYSGDTVIRAVREAFPAQAAVLAAQLAREGVAGFDAPLEGKGGFFRLYVDGHYDPAVLTEGLGTRFYGEQLSFKPWPACRGTHAFIELAGAMAAEHGSDWRDIESIVAHTDPVHRMLCEPLERKAAPAVAIDAKFSIPFTIATRLVRGRVTLDDFDAAALADPEVRALAARIVPREDPAFGWRLGSGGALTITMRSGERFHREVRDALGCPDRPLSDAQLVEKFVDCAGRAERPCGRDEALALADAILTSDTCDDIGALFA from the coding sequence ATGCCCGAAGCGACGCCCCGGCTAAGTGAGACCTTGTGTCGTCATATTGCGGAAACCCCCTTTTCCGCGCTTTCACCTGCGACCGTCGCGGCCACGCGCCGAGTGCTGCTCGACGCCACCGGGGTGACACTCGCGGCGAGCGGCGCCAGTCCGGATATTCAGCCGTTCGTTCGAATTGCATCCGCCGGGCCGGGGCCGAGCGCGATCCTTGGCACCGGCAAGAGGGTGCAGCCGGCGTTCGCGGCGCTGGCCAATGGTGCGATGGCGCATGCACTCGATTTCGAGGATGCGTTTGATCCCGCGCCCTCGCATCCCAACGCATCGATGGTGCCCGCCGCGCTCGCCCTGGCGCAGGCGCACCGGACCGACGGAGAGACGCTTCTGACCGCGCTGGCGATCGGCTGCGATCTTGTCTGCCGCATGGCGCTCAGCCTGCGGCAGACGATGGAGGAGAGCGGCTGGTATCCGCCGCCGATCCTGGGCGCGTTCGGCGCCGCCGCGGCCTGCGCGCGGGTGCTCGGGCTCGACTGGCGCCGGACCCGCGACGCGCTGTCGTTGATCCTCTGTCAGACGACGATGCCGGGCGAGATCAAATATAGCGGCGACACCGTGATCCGCGCCGTGCGCGAAGCCTTTCCGGCGCAGGCGGCAGTGCTCGCCGCGCAGCTCGCACGCGAAGGCGTGGCAGGGTTCGACGCGCCGCTCGAGGGGAAGGGCGGATTTTTCAGGCTCTATGTCGACGGGCACTATGACCCTGCCGTGCTGACCGAGGGGCTGGGCACGCGATTCTACGGCGAGCAGTTGAGCTTCAAGCCCTGGCCGGCCTGTCGCGGGACGCATGCGTTCATCGAGCTCGCCGGGGCCATGGCGGCTGAACATGGCAGCGACTGGCGCGACATCGAATCGATCGTCGCGCATACCGATCCCGTGCATCGGATGCTCTGCGAGCCGCTGGAGCGCAAAGCGGCGCCGGCGGTGGCGATCGACGCCAAGTTCAGCATCCCCTTCACAATCGCCACGCGGCTGGTGCGCGGGCGAGTGACGCTCGACGATTTCGATGCGGCGGCACTGGCCGACCCCGAGGTTCGTGCTCTGGCGGCGCGAATCGTGCCTCGCGAGGATCCGGCATTCGGCTGGCGGCTCGGCTCGGGAGGCGCGCTGACGATCACGATGCGAAGCGGCGAAAGGTTTCATCGCGAAGTGCGCGATGCGCTCGGCTGTCCGGACCGCCCACTGTCGGACGCGCAGCTGGTGGAGAAGTTCGTCGATTGCGCCGGGCGCGCAGAACGCCCGTGTGGCCGTGACGAGGCGCTGGCGTTGGCAGACGCGATCCTGACAAGCGACACCTGTGACGACATCGGCGCGCTGTTCGCCTGA